A genomic segment from Candidatus Neomarinimicrobiota bacterium encodes:
- a CDS encoding response regulator — MRRILIVEDDPAIVKGLEASLKEEHYQVLSALDGEAGYQLAKGENIDLIILDVMLPRKNGDEICRDLRAGGIETPIIMLTSRKEELDKVLGLELGADDYV; from the coding sequence GTGAGACGGATTCTGATCGTTGAGGATGATCCGGCCATCGTAAAGGGCCTGGAAGCCAGTCTGAAGGAGGAACACTATCAGGTTCTTTCAGCCCTGGACGGTGAAGCGGGCTATCAACTGGCCAAAGGAGAGAACATTGACCTGATCATCCTCGATGTTATGCTGCCCAGGAAAAACGGTGACGAAATCTGCCGTGATCTGCGCGCCGGGGGCATCGAGACACCGATTATCATGCTCACCAGCAGGAAAGAGGAGCTGGACAAGGTACTGGGATTAGAACTGGGCGCTGACGATTACGT